A single region of the Triticum dicoccoides isolate Atlit2015 ecotype Zavitan chromosome 2B, WEW_v2.0, whole genome shotgun sequence genome encodes:
- the LOC119368287 gene encoding E3 ubiquitin-protein ligase RNF14-like, which yields MESPHGGSLGEGGALSPPPEAVGMLHEMALRDSQQGEEPDLPDEQLRSNDQLQQDEMLALEAIYGDNLNILGENSVPRYFQIYVYCEIPDGISVSVELPGVDDYPTKFSVEHLAPISLTCLMPPSYPSHHSPYFTLAVQWLDNVKISSLCDMLDSLWAQQPGQEVIFEWVQWLQSSTLSHFGFDDGIVIRDSVSTMDHVDVRLVGEILSVEDVVQQLINYNEEQCQESFLQGFHVCMICFSEYKGIDFIKLPCRHYFCRNCMETYSQMHVKEGSVMKIVCPDDKCGGFVPPNLLKRLLGEADFERWERLLLERTLDAMADVAYCPRCQTACLEDEDNAQCPKCLFSFCTRCRDRRHIGERCLTPEEKLLSLQEREKVRHLNKGDTGPSKLVDELSSIKEILRSCVPCPHCGTGITRVSGCNHMLCKNCGKLFCYGCGKPLTPAHTSEQCRIDYEKRTAKVDLVDAVKELQRKLKVGGYKPHPCPNCHLITYKLGNNNHVFCEGCQVHHCALCRKVVRKSSEHYGPRGCKQHTADPEITRIRPKKNDDSQSESL from the exons ATGGAGAGTCCTCACGGCGGCTCCCTCGGAGAAGGCGGCGccctctcgccgccgccggaggcaGTGGGGATGCTGCATGAGATGGCGCTTCGGGACAGCCAGCAGGGGGAGGAGCCCGATCTGCCTGACGAGCAGCTGCGCTCCAACGACCAGCTCCAGCAAGACGAG ATGCTGGCACTGGAGGCAATTTATGGAGacaatttaaacattcttggtGAAAATTCTGTACCACGGTATTTCCAG ATCTATGTATATTGCGAAATTCCAGATGGTATCAGTGTGTCTGTGGAACTCCCGGGTGTTGATGATTACCCAACCAAATTCAGTGTCGAACACCTGGCTCCAATATCACTGACATGCCTTATGCCTCCATCTTACCCGAGCCATCATTCTCCATACTTTACTCTCGCAGTACAATGGTTGGATAATGTGAAGATTTCCTCCCTCTGTGACATGCTCGACTCGCTCTGGGCGCAGCAACCTGGACAGGAAGTTATTTTTGAGTGGGTGCAATGGCTGCAGAGCTCTACGCTCTCTCATTTTGGTTTTGATGACGGAATAGTAATACGGGATTCTGTAAGTACGATGGATCATGTGGATGTTCGCCTTGTTGGAGAGATTCTGTCTGTAGAGGATGTTGTTCAACAGTTGATCAactacaatgaagagcaatgccaaGAATCTTTTCTTCAGGGCTTTCATGTTTGCATGATTTGTTTCAGTGAGTACAAAG GCATCGACTTCATAAAACTTCCATGCCGTCATTATTTTTGCCGGAATTGTATGGAGACATACTCACAGATGCATGTGAAGGAAGGATCAGTCATGAAAATTGTGTGCCCTGATGACAAATGCGGAGGGTTTGTTCCTCCTAATCTACTGAAGAGGCTGCTAGGAGAGGCAGATTTTGAACGGTGGGAAAGATTGTTACTTGAAAGGACTCTAGACGCAATGGCTGATGTAGCCTACTGTCCAAGATGTCAGACAGCTTGCCTGGAAGATGAGGACAACGCCCAGTGCCCCAAGTGCCTCTTCAGCTTCTGCACCCGCTGCAGAGATCGTCGTCACATAGGGGAGAGATGCCTTACTCCAGAAGAAAAACTTCTCTCCTTGCAG GAACGTGAAAAGGTACGCCACTTAAACAAAGGCGATACTGGACCTAGTAAATTGGTGGATGAATTATCTAGTATCAAGGAAATACTTCGTTCTTGTGTTCCATGTCCGCATTGTGGTACCGGCATCACACGTGTGTCAGGCTGCAACCACATGCTTTGTAAGAACTGTGGTAAGTTGTTCTGCTATGGCTGTGGCAAGCCACTAACTCCTGCTCATACAAG TGAACAATGCAGAATCGATTATGAGAAGCGGACAGCAAAGGTGGATTTGGTTGACGCTGTCAAAGAGCTACAGAGAAAACTGAAAGTGGGAGGATACAAACCGCATCCATGCCCGAATTGCCACCTGATAACTTACAAG CTGGGAAACAACAACCATGTCTTCTGCGAGGGATGTCAGGTTCATCATTGTGCTCTGTGCCGGAAGGTGGTGCGGAAGAGCTCGGAGCACTATGGCCCTCGAGGGTGCAAGCAGCACACTGCTGACCCCGAGATCACTCGGATTAGACCAAAGAAGAACGATGACTCTCAATCAGAATCCTTGTGA